A single region of the Tachyglossus aculeatus isolate mTacAcu1 chromosome X1, mTacAcu1.pri, whole genome shotgun sequence genome encodes:
- the FAXDC2 gene encoding fatty acid hydroxylase domain-containing protein 2, with the protein MKEAARDSLPDERQKQEGQIWGTMRGTGVILGSGLLTFVAFWNSVTWHLQRFWGASGYFWQAQWEKLFHAFEGKEWILFHLGATLIPTLCFWGFNALLLVVDTTGKPKFIARYRIQEGKNDPVDPGKLRQAVRLVLFNQLAISFPMVIALYHCLRWRGNPCRLELPTFHWFLLELTIFTLINEVMFYYSHRLIHHPLLYKHIHKTHHEWTAPIGVVSLYAHPVEHVLSNMLPVIVGPLVMSSHLSSITLWFSLVLLVTTISHCGYHLPFLPSPEFHDYHHLKFNQCYGVLGILDHLHRTDTTFKQTKAYERHMVLLNFTPLSESIPDPPKKTE; encoded by the exons atgaAAGAAGCAGCAAGGGACTCCCTGCCAGATGAGAGGCAGAAGCAG GAGGGGCAGATCTGGGGTACCATGAGGGGGACGGGCGTCATCCTGGGCTCCGGCCTGCTCACATTCGTGGCCTTCTGGAACTCTGTCACTTG GCACCTGCAGAGGTTCTGGGGTGCCTCGGGCTACTTCTGGCAAGCCCAGTGGGAGAAGCTGTTTCACGCGTTTGAAGGGAAGGAATGGATTCTCTTCCACTTAG GGgccactctcatccccaccctGTGCTTCTGGGGCTTCAACGCACTCCTGTTGGTGGTGGACACAACTGGGAAGCCCAAATTCATTGCCCGCTACCGCATTCAAGAGGGCAAGAACGACCCC GTGGATCCCGGGAAGCTCCGGCAGGCCGTCCGCTTGGTCCTCTTCAACCagttggccatttccttccccatGGTGATAGCCCTGTACCACTGCCTCAGGTGGCGGGGGAATCCCTGTCGCCTTGAGCTGCCCACCTTCCACTGGTTCCTCCTGGAGCTGACCATCTTCACCCTCATCAACGAAGTGATGTTCTACTATTCTCACAG GCTAATCCACCATCCACTGCTCTATAAACACATCCACAAGACGCACCATGAGTGGACAGCCCCCATTGGCGTGGTCTCTCTCTACGCTCACCCTGTGGAACATGTC CTCTCCAACATGCTCCCGGTCATCGTGGGGCCCTTGGTTATGAGCTCCCACCTTTCCTCCATCACCTTGTGGTTCTCCTTGGTTCTGTTGGTCACCACCATCTCCCACTGCGGCTACCACCTGCCCTTCCTGCCCTCACCAGAATTCCACGACTACCACCACCTCAA GTTCAACCAGTGCTACGGCGTTCTGGGCATCCTAGACCACCTGCACAGGACCGACACCACCTTCAAGCAAACCAAGGCCTACGAGCGGCACATGGTGCTGCTGAACTTCACCCCGCTCTCCGAGAGCATCCCCGACCCACCCAAGAAAACAGAGTGA